The proteins below come from a single Agromyces flavus genomic window:
- the glpK gene encoding glycerol kinase GlpK, whose protein sequence is MADYILAIDQGTTSTRAIIFDKKGSIVSSGQLEHEQIFPRPGWVEHDPMEIWRNTREVIGQALGKADLTRHDIAAVGITNQRETAVVWDKNTGEPVYNAIVWQDTRTQPIVDRLAADGGVERFKQDVGLPLATYFSGTKIVWILENVDGARQRAEAGDLLFGTTDCWVLWNLTGGTEGGVHATDVTNASRTMFMDLESLSWRDDILEAFGVPRSMMPEIRASSEVYGNVEPSSLLREVPVAGILGDQQAATFGQAAFDAGESKNTYGTGNFLIFNTDTEIVHSKNGLLTTLGYKIGDEPAHYALEGSIAVTGSLIQWLRDNLGLISSAPEVEELAKSVEDNGGAYFVPAFSGLFAPYWRPDARGALVGLTRYVNKGHIARAALEATAFQTREVLDAVNADSGVELEELKVDGGMIANDTLMQFQADILGVPVVRPVVAETTALGAAYAAGLAVGFWSGLDDLRANWQEDRRWEPKMDAEERERQLRLWKKAVSKTFDWVDADVSHE, encoded by the coding sequence ATGGCGGACTACATCCTGGCGATCGACCAGGGAACCACCAGCACGCGGGCCATCATCTTCGACAAGAAGGGCTCGATCGTCTCGAGCGGGCAGCTCGAGCACGAGCAGATCTTCCCGAGGCCCGGATGGGTCGAGCACGACCCCATGGAGATCTGGCGCAACACGCGTGAGGTGATCGGCCAGGCCCTCGGCAAGGCCGATCTCACGCGCCACGACATCGCCGCGGTCGGCATCACCAACCAGCGCGAGACGGCGGTCGTGTGGGACAAGAACACGGGCGAGCCCGTCTACAACGCCATCGTCTGGCAGGACACCCGCACGCAGCCGATCGTCGACCGGCTCGCCGCCGACGGCGGCGTCGAGCGGTTCAAGCAGGACGTCGGGCTGCCGCTGGCGACGTACTTCTCGGGCACGAAGATCGTCTGGATCCTGGAGAACGTCGACGGCGCACGCCAGAGGGCCGAGGCCGGCGACCTCCTGTTCGGCACCACCGACTGCTGGGTGCTGTGGAACCTCACGGGCGGCACCGAGGGTGGCGTGCATGCCACGGATGTCACGAACGCGAGCCGCACGATGTTCATGGATCTCGAGTCGCTCTCCTGGCGGGATGACATCCTCGAGGCGTTCGGCGTGCCGCGCTCGATGATGCCCGAGATCCGGGCGTCGTCCGAGGTGTACGGCAACGTGGAGCCCTCGAGCCTCCTGCGCGAGGTCCCCGTCGCCGGCATCCTCGGCGACCAGCAGGCCGCCACGTTCGGCCAGGCGGCGTTCGACGCGGGCGAGTCGAAGAACACCTACGGCACGGGCAACTTCCTCATCTTCAACACCGACACCGAGATCGTGCACTCCAAGAACGGCCTGCTCACGACCCTCGGCTACAAGATCGGCGACGAGCCGGCGCACTACGCGCTCGAGGGCTCCATCGCCGTGACCGGTTCGCTCATCCAGTGGCTGCGCGACAACCTGGGGTTGATCTCCAGCGCACCCGAGGTGGAGGAGCTCGCCAAATCGGTGGAGGACAACGGCGGCGCGTACTTCGTGCCGGCCTTCTCGGGCCTCTTCGCGCCGTACTGGCGTCCGGACGCGCGCGGCGCGCTCGTGGGCCTGACCCGCTACGTGAACAAGGGCCACATCGCGCGAGCGGCGCTCGAGGCGACCGCGTTCCAGACCCGCGAGGTGCTGGACGCCGTGAACGCGGACTCGGGCGTGGAGTTGGAGGAGCTCAAGGTCGACGGCGGCATGATCGCGAACGACACGCTCATGCAGTTCCAGGCCGACATCCTCGGTGTGCCCGTCGTGCGCCCGGTCGTCGCCGAGACCACCGCGCTCGGCGCGGCGTATGCGGCCGGCCTCGCGGTCGGCTTCTGGTCGGGCCTCGACGACCTTCGCGCCAACTGGCAGGAGGATCGTCGCTGGGAGCCGAAGATGGATGCCGAGGAGCGCGAGCGCCAGCTCCGACTGTGGAAGAAGGCCGTCTCGAAGACGTTCGACTGGGTCGACGCCGACGTGTCGCACGAGTGA
- the trpD gene encoding anthranilate phosphoribosyltransferase, with protein sequence MSPAQSWPAVLNTLIEGEDLSVSDAAWCMEQVMTGVATDAQLAAFLIALRLKGETVDEIVGFRDAILEHAVELPVDPMALDIVGTGGDRFGTVNVSTMASVICAAAGVPVIKHGNKAASSASGSSDVLGALGIDLALPAHRVAEILGEAGITFAFAAAFHPGFKHAGPVRSQIGVPTVFNFLGPLCNPARPEASAVGVAQLDRVPLIVGVFQTRGATALVFRGDDGLDELTTTGHSHIWEVSRGTVKEHDLDPRELGLPRATIDQLQGGDAEHNAHIVREVFAGARGPVRDIVVLNAAAGLVAFELANDPSQLQRTILERFHEKMAVAEGAIDSGAAARKLEDWVAATRR encoded by the coding sequence ATGTCCCCAGCCCAGTCCTGGCCCGCCGTCCTGAACACCCTCATCGAGGGCGAAGACCTCAGCGTGTCGGATGCTGCGTGGTGCATGGAGCAGGTCATGACGGGGGTCGCGACCGACGCGCAGCTCGCGGCATTCCTCATCGCGCTGCGACTCAAGGGCGAGACCGTCGACGAGATCGTCGGTTTCCGCGACGCCATCCTGGAGCACGCCGTCGAGCTCCCGGTCGATCCGATGGCGCTCGACATCGTCGGCACCGGCGGCGACCGATTCGGCACGGTGAACGTCTCGACGATGGCCTCGGTGATCTGCGCGGCAGCGGGCGTCCCCGTGATCAAGCACGGCAACAAGGCCGCGAGTTCCGCGTCGGGATCGTCCGACGTGCTCGGCGCGCTCGGGATCGACCTCGCGCTTCCGGCGCACCGGGTCGCCGAGATCCTCGGTGAGGCGGGCATCACGTTCGCATTCGCGGCGGCGTTCCATCCCGGCTTCAAGCATGCCGGTCCCGTGCGGTCGCAGATCGGCGTGCCGACCGTGTTCAACTTCCTGGGCCCGTTGTGCAATCCCGCACGACCCGAGGCATCCGCCGTCGGCGTCGCCCAGCTCGATCGCGTCCCGCTCATCGTCGGCGTCTTCCAGACGCGTGGGGCCACGGCGCTCGTCTTCCGCGGCGACGACGGGCTCGACGAGCTCACCACGACGGGGCACAGCCACATCTGGGAGGTGTCGCGCGGAACGGTCAAGGAGCACGACCTCGACCCGCGCGAGCTCGGCCTGCCGCGAGCGACGATCGACCAGCTGCAGGGCGGCGACGCCGAGCACAACGCGCACATCGTGCGCGAGGTCTTCGCCGGTGCCCGAGGGCCGGTCCGCGACATCGTCGTGCTGAACGCCGCGGCGGGACTGGTCGCGTTCGAGCTCGCCAACGACCCGAGCCAGCTGCAGCGGACGATCCTCGAGCGCTTCCACGAGAAGATGGCCGTCGCCGAGGGCGCGATCGACAGCGGTGCCGCCGCACGCAAGCTCGAGGACTGGGTCGCAGCGACCCGTCGCTGA
- the ctaE gene encoding aa3-type cytochrome oxidase subunit III gives MGSVTSTSLTYQATAPVIKRPNTVAVGTIVWLGSEVMFFAGLFAIYFTLRSTSPELWAFEADRLNFPFSLTNTIILVASSFTCQFGVFAAERSQPYRTGWRPTQWGMVEWFFLTYAMGAIFVAGQVWEYAQLVSEGIAIDSNAYGSAFYLTTGFHGLHVTGGLLAFLFVIGRTFAVKNFGHREATSAIVVSYYWHFVDVVWIGLFLVIYVLR, from the coding sequence ATGGGGAGCGTGACGAGCACCTCATTGACGTATCAGGCGACCGCGCCCGTGATCAAGCGTCCCAACACCGTTGCTGTGGGCACGATCGTGTGGCTCGGCAGCGAGGTGATGTTCTTCGCGGGACTCTTCGCGATCTACTTCACCCTGCGTTCGACGTCCCCCGAGCTGTGGGCGTTCGAGGCCGATCGCCTGAACTTCCCGTTCTCCCTGACGAACACGATCATCCTCGTGGCGTCGTCGTTCACGTGCCAGTTCGGCGTCTTCGCCGCCGAGCGCAGCCAGCCCTACCGCACGGGCTGGCGGCCGACGCAGTGGGGCATGGTCGAGTGGTTCTTCCTGACCTACGCCATGGGCGCGATCTTCGTCGCGGGCCAGGTCTGGGAGTACGCGCAGCTCGTGTCCGAGGGCATCGCCATCGACTCCAACGCCTACGGCTCGGCCTTCTACCTCACCACGGGGTTCCACGGCCTGCACGTCACCGGCGGCCTGCTCGCGTTCCTGTTCGTGATCGGGCGCACGTTCGCGGTCAAGAACTTCGGCCACCGCGAGGCGACCAGCGCGATCGTCGTGTCCTACTACTGGCACTTCGTCGACGTCGTCTGGATCGGCCTGTTCCTCGTCATCTACGTCCTCAGATAA
- the qcrC gene encoding cytochrome bc1 complex diheme cytochrome c subunit, which yields MTRSKRRTGRRHPLATAALLALGLVFTGGAYAAFSTTTAQAEASPTSQETIDEGQKLFQANCATCHGLEAQGTEAGPSLVGVGAAAVDFQVGTGRMPMQMQGPQAEQKPVQFTDEQVKQLAYYVASLGPGPDIPADSLVNGGGDAANGAELFRVNCAMCHNVAGAGGALTEGKYAPPLTDVSGVHIYEAMVTGPQNMPVFNDLNITPEDKRDIITYLQYVQDNRSPGGFELGSLGPVAEGLFIWIFGLGAIVAITVWITAKSN from the coding sequence ATGACCCGCTCGAAGCGACGCACCGGCCGCCGGCACCCGCTCGCCACCGCCGCGCTGCTCGCGCTCGGCCTCGTGTTCACGGGTGGCGCGTACGCCGCCTTCAGCACGACCACGGCGCAGGCCGAGGCCTCCCCCACGTCGCAGGAGACCATCGACGAGGGCCAGAAGCTGTTCCAGGCCAACTGCGCCACGTGCCACGGCCTCGAGGCGCAGGGCACCGAGGCGGGGCCGAGCCTGGTCGGCGTGGGCGCCGCCGCCGTCGACTTCCAGGTCGGCACCGGCCGCATGCCCATGCAGATGCAGGGCCCGCAGGCCGAGCAGAAGCCGGTCCAGTTCACCGACGAGCAGGTCAAGCAGCTGGCGTACTACGTCGCCTCCCTCGGACCGGGCCCCGACATCCCCGCCGACAGCCTCGTCAACGGAGGCGGCGACGCGGCCAACGGCGCAGAGCTCTTCCGCGTCAACTGCGCGATGTGCCACAACGTCGCCGGCGCGGGCGGCGCGCTCACCGAGGGCAAGTACGCTCCCCCGCTCACGGATGTCTCGGGCGTCCACATCTACGAGGCCATGGTCACCGGTCCGCAGAACATGCCGGTCTTCAACGACCTGAACATCACGCCCGAAGACAAGCGCGACATCATCACCTACCTGCAGTACGTGCAGGACAACCGTTCGCCCGGAGGCTTCGAGCTCGGCTCGCTCGGTCCGGTCGCGGAGGGCCTGTTCATCTGGATCTTCGGTCTCGGCGCCATCGTCGCGATCACCGTGTGGATCACGGCGAAGTCCAACTAG
- the qcrA gene encoding cytochrome bc1 complex Rieske iron-sulfur subunit: protein MAQDDHSGSELAAADSSHAANVPAVKAGTALVQTDTFENPGFEPHRPRVTDEDPAREKRAQRTVYTLFYLSILGSVWAIAAYMLFPIESNDVGAVRLNNMFIGLGSALALLGIGFGAVHWGKTLMTSAESIDIRHPIGSTETTKQGAVEVFRQADEESGFSRRSVIRNSLIGALLVMPLPAVVLFRGLAPQDQHPVELLSHTMWKKGTRLTLDPSGVPIKAADVTIGSAFHVIPEGLSELHEGRLEEKAKAAVLLMRLNPEELNETEERSTWSYDGIVAYSKICTHVGCPVALYEQHTHHLLCPCHQSQFDVANHCEVIFGPAARPLPQLPIEVDDEGYLVAQSDFTEPVGPSFWERH, encoded by the coding sequence ATGGCACAGGACGACCACAGCGGCTCTGAACTCGCCGCTGCCGACTCGTCGCACGCCGCGAACGTTCCCGCCGTCAAGGCGGGCACCGCACTCGTCCAGACCGACACGTTCGAGAACCCCGGCTTCGAGCCGCACCGCCCTCGCGTCACCGATGAGGATCCGGCGCGTGAGAAGCGGGCCCAGCGCACGGTCTACACCCTGTTCTACCTGTCGATCCTCGGCAGCGTCTGGGCGATCGCGGCGTACATGCTCTTCCCGATCGAGTCCAATGACGTCGGCGCGGTCCGGCTCAACAACATGTTCATCGGCCTCGGCTCGGCGCTCGCGCTCCTCGGCATCGGCTTCGGCGCGGTGCACTGGGGCAAGACCCTGATGACCTCGGCCGAGTCCATCGACATCCGCCACCCGATCGGCTCGACGGAGACGACCAAGCAGGGCGCGGTCGAGGTGTTCCGCCAGGCCGACGAGGAGTCGGGCTTCTCACGGCGCAGCGTGATCCGGAACAGCCTCATCGGAGCGCTGCTCGTCATGCCGCTTCCTGCCGTCGTGCTCTTCCGCGGGCTGGCGCCGCAGGACCAGCACCCGGTCGAACTGCTCAGCCACACCATGTGGAAGAAGGGCACCCGCCTCACGCTCGACCCCTCGGGCGTCCCCATCAAGGCCGCCGATGTGACCATCGGCAGCGCCTTCCATGTCATCCCCGAAGGCCTCAGCGAGCTCCACGAGGGCCGCCTCGAGGAGAAGGCCAAGGCGGCCGTCCTCCTCATGCGGCTCAATCCCGAGGAGCTCAACGAGACCGAAGAACGCAGTACCTGGTCGTACGACGGCATCGTCGCCTACTCCAAGATCTGCACGCACGTGGGCTGCCCCGTCGCCTTGTACGAGCAGCACACGCACCACCTGCTCTGCCCGTGCCACCAGTCGCAGTTCGACGTGGCCAACCACTGCGAGGTCATCTTCGGACCGGCCGCACGACCGCTTCCGCAGCTGCCCATCGAGGTCGACGACGAGGGCTACCTCGTCGCGCAGAGCGACTTCACCGAGCCCGTGGGCCCGAGCTTCTGGGAGCGTCATTGA
- the qcrB gene encoding cytochrome bc1 complex cytochrome b subunit has translation MSTATTRPPAPTRRSFTAAASEYVNDRTGIAVAVKGLGRKAFPDHWSFLLGEVALFSFIVILVTGTFLTFFFQASMAEVEYDGSYVPLKGVEMSVAMASTLDISFDIRGGLFVRQMHHWAALLFVAAIGLHMLRIFFTGAFRKPREINWVFGFILFILAMGEGFTGYSLPDDLLSGNGLRIIDGMVKGIPIIGTWISFLLFGGEFPGTAIVGRLYTLHILLLPAILVALIAVHVGYVFIHKHTQFAGPGRDVTNSVGPPILPIYAAKAGGFMFIIFGVVAVIASLFTINPIWNYGPYDPSPVSAGTQPDWYIGFADGALRLIPPGWEFVLFDRTWSFNILVPLIGLGLFIVTVLIYPFIEAWVTGDKREHHIADRPRNMATRTAIGAAGVTFYAVLWAAASSDLIATHFKLTMEGVIHALQALVFIGPIVAYFVTKRVCIALQKKDREIVLHGYESGRIVKLPGGEFIEVHQPLDEYERWRLVSYDSYEPLMLRPNARGKITAGERLRAGMSRWFFEDRIAPVTKGELEASHSNHH, from the coding sequence TTGAGCACCGCAACCACCCGTCCGCCAGCGCCGACTCGGCGCTCGTTCACCGCTGCAGCGTCGGAGTACGTCAACGACCGCACCGGCATCGCCGTCGCCGTCAAGGGGCTCGGTCGCAAGGCCTTCCCCGACCACTGGTCGTTCCTCCTCGGTGAGGTCGCGCTCTTCAGCTTCATCGTCATCCTGGTCACCGGAACGTTCCTGACGTTCTTCTTCCAGGCCTCGATGGCCGAGGTCGAGTACGACGGTTCGTACGTGCCCCTCAAGGGCGTCGAGATGTCCGTGGCGATGGCGTCGACGCTCGACATCTCGTTCGACATCCGCGGCGGCCTCTTCGTCCGCCAGATGCACCACTGGGCGGCGCTGCTGTTCGTGGCCGCGATCGGCCTGCACATGCTGCGCATCTTCTTCACGGGTGCCTTCCGCAAGCCGCGCGAGATCAACTGGGTGTTCGGGTTCATCCTGTTCATCCTCGCGATGGGCGAGGGCTTCACGGGCTACTCGCTCCCCGACGACCTGCTGTCGGGCAACGGCCTCCGCATCATCGACGGCATGGTCAAGGGCATCCCGATCATCGGCACGTGGATCTCGTTCCTCCTCTTCGGCGGTGAGTTCCCCGGCACGGCGATCGTCGGGCGCCTGTACACGCTGCACATCCTGCTGCTGCCGGCGATCCTCGTCGCGCTCATCGCGGTCCACGTCGGCTACGTGTTCATCCACAAGCACACCCAGTTCGCCGGCCCCGGCCGCGACGTCACGAACTCGGTCGGTCCGCCCATCCTGCCGATCTACGCGGCCAAGGCCGGTGGCTTCATGTTCATCATCTTCGGTGTGGTGGCCGTCATCGCGTCGCTGTTCACGATCAACCCGATCTGGAACTACGGTCCGTACGACCCCTCGCCCGTGTCGGCGGGTACGCAGCCCGACTGGTACATCGGCTTCGCCGACGGCGCGCTGCGCCTGATCCCGCCGGGCTGGGAGTTCGTGCTGTTCGATCGCACCTGGTCGTTCAACATCCTCGTCCCGCTGATCGGGCTCGGCCTGTTCATCGTCACGGTCCTCATCTACCCCTTCATCGAGGCATGGGTGACCGGCGACAAGCGCGAGCACCACATCGCCGATCGCCCGCGGAACATGGCGACGCGCACCGCGATCGGTGCGGCGGGCGTGACGTTCTACGCGGTCCTGTGGGCCGCCGCGAGCTCCGACCTCATCGCCACGCACTTCAAGCTCACGATGGAGGGCGTGATCCACGCGCTGCAGGCCCTGGTCTTCATCGGGCCGATCGTCGCGTACTTCGTGACCAAGCGCGTCTGCATCGCCCTGCAGAAGAAGGACCGCGAGATCGTCCTCCACGGCTACGAGTCCGGACGCATCGTCAAGCTTCCGGGAGGCGAGTTCATCGAGGTCCACCAGCCGCTCGACGAGTACGAGCGCTGGCGCCTCGTGAGCTACGACTCCTATGAGCCGCTCATGCTGCGTCCGAACGCGCGCGGCAAGATCACGGCGGGCGAACGTCTTCGCGCGGGCATGTCGCGCTGGTTCTTCGAGGACCGCATCGCGCCCGTCACCAAGGGCGAGCTCGAGGCATCCCACTCGAACCACCACTGA
- a CDS encoding putative RNA methyltransferase, giving the protein MSIDSTWLRCPNCFSDLSPVDERVFGCDRGHRFDRAKQGYLTLLPPKAPRTVGDDRAMLDARAALLGSGAYRPIADEILHATAIDSAGGTPSIADLGCGTGYYSQRIAEAHPGARFLLADRSADAVRASLRSLPDGTGIVMDIWRPFPIRSAVADVVLNVFAPRNPAEFARILHASGRVVVVVPRVGHLAELRRAGLLLDVPPEKASTTTERLDDAGLIRRSAATVEYRIEADGNLRRMLSGMGPSAHHAASTADVSDDTSIEVTVSVDVLGFGHRSGSASG; this is encoded by the coding sequence ATGTCGATCGACTCGACCTGGCTCCGGTGCCCGAACTGCTTCTCCGACCTGTCGCCCGTCGACGAGCGCGTGTTCGGATGTGACCGCGGACACCGGTTCGACCGTGCGAAGCAGGGCTACCTGACCCTGCTGCCGCCGAAGGCGCCGCGGACCGTCGGCGACGACCGGGCGATGCTCGATGCGCGGGCAGCGCTCCTGGGCAGCGGCGCCTACCGCCCCATCGCCGACGAGATCCTCCATGCCACGGCCATCGACTCCGCCGGTGGAACTCCGAGCATCGCCGACCTCGGCTGCGGCACGGGCTACTACTCGCAGCGCATCGCGGAGGCGCATCCGGGAGCCCGGTTCCTCCTCGCGGATCGGTCGGCAGATGCGGTTCGCGCCAGCCTGCGGTCACTGCCCGACGGCACCGGCATCGTCATGGACATCTGGCGACCCTTCCCGATCCGCTCGGCCGTCGCCGATGTCGTGTTGAATGTGTTCGCGCCGCGGAATCCCGCCGAGTTCGCGCGGATCCTGCACGCGTCCGGACGCGTGGTCGTCGTCGTGCCGCGCGTCGGCCACTTGGCCGAACTGCGTCGTGCCGGCCTACTGCTCGACGTGCCGCCCGAGAAGGCCTCGACCACGACCGAACGGCTCGACGACGCCGGGCTGATCCGCCGGAGCGCCGCCACGGTGGAGTATCGCATCGAGGCGGACGGGAATCTCCGCCGGATGCTCTCCGGGATGGGTCCGTCCGCGCATCACGCCGCCTCGACCGCCGACGTGTCCGATGACACCAGCATCGAGGTGACGGTCTCGGTCGACGTGCTCGGCTTCGGTCATCGCAGTGGCTCTGCCTCTGGCTGA
- a CDS encoding methyltransferase domain-containing protein, which yields MVEHLAGLGVDDRAVLEIGGGVGAIQLELLTRGAAHTTNVELSGAYEREAAALLEERGLERRATRIVGVDVAVEGDRVPTADYVVLHRVVCCYPDVDKLLLAAAGHARRALVFSHPPRTWLTRSSVAMGNGWMRFRGHEYRGFVHSPSRMYDVLADAGFAASPLSTGLQWWVVAATRSAAA from the coding sequence ATGGTCGAGCATCTCGCCGGCCTGGGGGTCGACGATCGCGCGGTCCTCGAAATCGGTGGCGGCGTCGGCGCGATCCAGCTCGAACTGCTGACGCGCGGCGCCGCCCATACGACGAACGTGGAGCTCTCGGGCGCCTACGAGCGCGAAGCGGCCGCGCTCCTCGAGGAACGCGGACTCGAGCGCCGAGCAACCCGGATCGTCGGAGTCGACGTGGCGGTCGAGGGCGATCGGGTGCCCACGGCCGACTACGTCGTCCTCCACCGCGTGGTGTGCTGCTACCCCGACGTGGACAAGCTCCTGCTGGCCGCGGCAGGACACGCGCGGCGGGCGCTGGTGTTCAGCCATCCGCCCCGGACCTGGCTGACGCGAAGCTCAGTGGCGATGGGCAACGGCTGGATGCGATTCCGCGGCCACGAGTACCGCGGGTTCGTCCACTCCCCCAGCCGAATGTACGACGTGCTCGCCGACGCAGGATTCGCGGCGTCGCCGCTCAGCACCGGTCTTCAGTGGTGGGTGGTCGCGGCGACGCGGTCGGCAGCCGCGTGA
- a CDS encoding cytochrome c oxidase subunit 4: MRANVILFWILAGFFALATAVYGFWSAIDAGASRIANSHELVGPEWAGTIALGLTTVLSAFIAFYLGRVRREQGGVLPEDRLDANIDDGDAELGFFSPWSWWPILVAGGAALAFLGLAVGVWITFIAVPLALIALVGWVYEYYRGNFAR, encoded by the coding sequence ATGCGCGCCAACGTCATCCTCTTCTGGATCCTCGCCGGCTTCTTCGCCCTGGCGACGGCCGTGTACGGCTTCTGGTCCGCGATCGACGCCGGCGCCTCGCGCATCGCGAACTCCCACGAGCTCGTCGGACCGGAGTGGGCGGGGACCATCGCGCTCGGCCTGACGACCGTCCTCAGTGCGTTCATCGCCTTCTACCTCGGCCGCGTGCGGCGGGAGCAGGGCGGCGTGCTCCCCGAGGACCGCCTCGACGCGAACATCGACGACGGCGACGCCGAGCTCGGGTTCTTCAGCCCGTGGAGCTGGTGGCCGATCCTCGTCGCGGGCGGTGCGGCACTGGCGTTCCTCGGCCTCGCGGTCGGTGTGTGGATCACGTTCATCGCGGTCCCACTCGCCCTGATCGCGCTGGTCGGCTGGGTGTACGAGTACTACCGCGGCAACTTCGCCCGCTGA
- the ctaD gene encoding aa3-type cytochrome oxidase subunit I: MSTTTAPARPTASSPQFGALKVERKGNVLVKWITSTDHKVIGYLYLITSFVYFCIGGVMALIIRAQLFEPGLEILQTREQYNQLFTMHGTIMLLMFATPLFAGFANVLMPLQIGAPDVAFPRLNAFAYWAFNFGSLMAVAGFFTPQGAASFGWFAYQPLASTTFSPGIGGNLWMLGLGLSGFGTILGAVNFITTIITMRAPGMTMFRMPIFTWNTLVTSILVLMAFPVLAAALLAAAADRVFNAHIYDPANGGVILWQHLFWFFGHPEVYIIALPFFGIVSEVFPVFSRKPIFGYKTLIYATIAIAALSVSVWAHHMYVTGSVLLPFFALMTMLIAVPTGVKIFNWVGTMWRGSITFETPLIWALGFLVTFVFGGLTGVILASPPLDFHVSDTYFVVAHFHYVVFGTVVFAMFSGFYFWWPKWTGKMLNETLGKWHFWLLFIGFHTTFLIQHWLGVVAMPRRYYSYLPEDNITWMNQLSTIGAFILAISLLPFFLNVYITARRAPKVTVNDPWGYGGSLEWATSCPPPRHNFTSIPRIRSERPAFDLNHPEAGIPVGIGPAKDAPEAPVYDAETKEVK, from the coding sequence ATGAGCACCACGACCGCACCGGCTCGTCCCACCGCATCGTCGCCGCAGTTCGGCGCGCTGAAGGTCGAGCGCAAGGGCAACGTCCTCGTCAAGTGGATCACCTCGACGGACCACAAGGTCATCGGGTACCTGTACCTGATCACCTCGTTCGTCTACTTCTGCATCGGCGGCGTGATGGCCCTCATCATCCGCGCGCAGCTGTTCGAGCCGGGTCTCGAGATCCTGCAGACGCGTGAGCAGTACAACCAGCTGTTCACGATGCACGGCACGATCATGCTGCTCATGTTCGCGACGCCGCTGTTCGCAGGATTCGCGAACGTGCTGATGCCGCTGCAGATCGGCGCACCCGATGTCGCCTTCCCCCGACTGAACGCGTTCGCCTACTGGGCGTTCAACTTCGGCTCGCTGATGGCGGTCGCCGGCTTCTTCACCCCGCAGGGCGCGGCGTCGTTCGGATGGTTCGCCTACCAGCCGCTCGCGTCGACGACGTTCTCACCGGGCATCGGAGGCAACCTCTGGATGCTCGGCCTCGGCCTGTCGGGCTTCGGCACGATCCTCGGCGCCGTGAACTTCATCACGACGATCATCACGATGCGCGCACCCGGCATGACCATGTTCCGCATGCCGATCTTCACGTGGAACACGCTCGTGACGTCCATCCTCGTGCTCATGGCGTTCCCGGTCCTGGCGGCCGCCCTGCTCGCCGCCGCTGCCGACCGCGTGTTCAACGCGCACATCTACGACCCCGCGAACGGCGGCGTCATCCTCTGGCAGCACCTGTTCTGGTTCTTCGGCCATCCCGAGGTCTACATCATCGCGCTGCCGTTCTTCGGCATCGTCTCCGAGGTGTTCCCGGTCTTCAGCCGCAAGCCGATCTTCGGCTACAAGACGCTGATCTACGCCACGATCGCGATCGCCGCGCTCTCGGTCTCGGTGTGGGCGCACCACATGTACGTGACCGGCTCCGTGCTGCTGCCCTTCTTCGCACTCATGACGATGCTCATCGCGGTGCCGACGGGCGTGAAGATCTTCAACTGGGTCGGCACGATGTGGCGGGGCTCGATCACCTTCGAGACCCCCCTCATCTGGGCGCTCGGCTTCCTCGTCACCTTCGTGTTCGGCGGCCTGACCGGCGTCATCCTCGCCTCGCCGCCGCTCGACTTCCACGTCTCCGACACCTACTTCGTGGTGGCGCACTTCCACTACGTGGTGTTCGGCACCGTCGTGTTCGCCATGTTCTCGGGCTTCTACTTCTGGTGGCCCAAGTGGACCGGCAAGATGCTGAACGAGACGCTCGGCAAGTGGCACTTCTGGCTGCTGTTCATCGGCTTCCACACGACGTTCCTCATCCAGCACTGGCTGGGCGTGGTCGCCATGCCGCGCCGGTACTACTCGTACCTGCCCGAAGACAACATCACCTGGATGAACCAGTTGTCCACGATCGGCGCGTTCATCCTCGCGATCTCGCTCCTGCCGTTCTTCCTGAACGTGTACATCACCGCGCGTCGCGCTCCGAAGGTGACCGTGAACGACCCTTGGGGCTACGGCGGGTCGCTCGAGTGGGCGACCAGCTGCCCGCCGCCGCGGCACAACTTCACGTCGATCCCGCGCATCCGCTCGGAGCGCCCCGCCTTCGACCTCAACCACCCCGAGGCCGGAATCCCGGTCGGCATCGGTCCGGCCAAGGACGCCCCCGAGGCTCCCGTGTACGACGCTGAGACGAAGGAAGTCAAGTAG